Genomic DNA from Pistricoccus aurantiacus:
CGCCCGGCTCGAGGAAAAGAGCAAGAAGCTGACGGAATCGATCTTCAAGGATCTTACTCCCTGGCAGGTTTCCCAACTGTCACGGCATCCTCAGCGGCCCTATACCTTGGACTATCTCGAGCACGTGTTCACGGATTTCGATGAGCTGCACGGCGATCGCTATTATGCGGACGATGCGGCCATCGTCGGCGGCGTGGCGCGACTCGACGACGAGTCGGTGATGGTGATCGGCCATCAGAAAGGCCGCGAGGTCAAGGAAAAGGTGCGGCGCAATTTCGGCATGCCAAGGCCGGAGGGCTACCGCAAGGCCTGCCGGCTGATGGAGATGGCGGAGCGCTTCAGGATGCCGGTGCTGACCTTCATCGATACGCCTGGCGCCTACCCGGGCATCGACGCGGAAGAGCGCGGCCAGAGCGAAGCCATCGCCTACAACCTGGCGGTGATGTCCCGGCTCAAGACGCCGATCATCGCCACCGTGGTAGGAGAAGGCGGCTCCGGCGGAGCCTTGGCCATCGGTGTCTGCGACGAGCTAGCGATGCTGCAGTATTCCACCTACTCGGTCATCTCTCCGGAAGGCTGCGCCTCGATTCTGTGGAAGAGCTCGGAAAAGGCGCCGGAAGCCGCCCAGGCCATGGGCATCACCGCCTCCCGCCTCAAGGAGTTGGGCTTCGTCGATACCTTGCTCAAGGAGCCCTTGGGCGGCGCTCACCGCCACCCAGTGGAGATGGCTAACGCGGTCAAGGAATCGCTCTTGGCAGGGCTCGAACGGCTTCAGACGCTTTCCATCGATGAACTGTTGGCCAGGCGCTATGAAAAGCTGATGAGTTTCGGCGCCCCCGCCTGAAGCGTTCACCATGTCACTGCAATCGCTGATCGATAACGCCCTGGCGGCTACCCCGCCGGGGCGTATCGTCTGGGTGGCGCTATCCGGCGGGCTGGATTCCTGCCTGCTGTTGAGCCTTGCCTGCGACGCCGCTCGGCGTTTTCCACGTCCCATTCACGCGCTGCACGTCAATCATGGCCTGCAGAGGGCAGCGGACGGTTTCGAGAACCACTGTCGCCGGCTGTGTTCGCGCCTGGGGGTGCCGCTG
This window encodes:
- the accA gene encoding acetyl-CoA carboxylase carboxyl transferase subunit alpha, whose amino-acid sequence is MNPNYLDFEQPIAELQAKIEELRLVGNDSQINISEEVARLEEKSKKLTESIFKDLTPWQVSQLSRHPQRPYTLDYLEHVFTDFDELHGDRYYADDAAIVGGVARLDDESVMVIGHQKGREVKEKVRRNFGMPRPEGYRKACRLMEMAERFRMPVLTFIDTPGAYPGIDAEERGQSEAIAYNLAVMSRLKTPIIATVVGEGGSGGALAIGVCDELAMLQYSTYSVISPEGCASILWKSSEKAPEAAQAMGITASRLKELGFVDTLLKEPLGGAHRHPVEMANAVKESLLAGLERLQTLSIDELLARRYEKLMSFGAPA